A stretch of the Methylacidiphilum caldifontis genome encodes the following:
- a CDS encoding sugar nucleotide-binding protein translates to MIVLFGSTGYVGGFFKKLLQSKNIDFVAPSHKEIDLLNERQLLDFFDRLSVDFIINAVGYTGKPNVDACEDNKLDCLLGNVVIPGILAKICSQKNIAFGHVSSGCVYQGDKGTGLDGSIIGFQENDPPNFSFRTSNSSFYSGCKALGEEMLTASRCYIWRLRMPFHWQDHPKNYISKLLFYQRLLDARNSLSEVEEFVRAAFECWEKRLPYGIYHITNTGSITTRQIVEKILGSPLGAQLKEKGKKFLFFGNEEEFLKHVKAPRSNCVLDNTKLLSKGIHIRHVEEAIEEDLKRWQS, encoded by the coding sequence ATGATTGTTTTGTTTGGATCAACGGGATATGTCGGAGGATTTTTTAAAAAACTGCTTCAATCAAAAAACATTGATTTTGTTGCACCTTCCCACAAGGAAATAGACCTGCTTAATGAACGACAACTTTTAGATTTTTTCGATCGGCTTTCCGTTGATTTTATCATCAATGCTGTCGGTTATACAGGAAAGCCCAATGTCGATGCTTGCGAAGACAACAAGTTAGATTGCCTTTTAGGCAATGTTGTTATTCCTGGAATTCTTGCAAAAATTTGTAGTCAAAAAAATATTGCCTTTGGTCATGTGTCATCGGGCTGTGTATACCAAGGGGATAAGGGAACAGGGCTTGATGGCTCAATAATAGGGTTTCAAGAAAACGACCCTCCCAATTTTTCTTTTAGAACCTCAAACTCTAGTTTCTATAGCGGATGTAAGGCACTGGGAGAGGAAATGTTGACAGCTAGTCGTTGTTACATATGGAGATTGAGAATGCCTTTTCACTGGCAAGACCATCCTAAGAATTACATTTCAAAACTGCTCTTTTATCAACGTCTTCTTGATGCACGCAATTCACTCTCGGAAGTTGAGGAATTTGTTAGAGCTGCTTTCGAATGTTGGGAGAAAAGATTGCCATACGGTATTTATCATATAACCAACACTGGATCGATCACGACAAGACAGATTGTAGAAAAAATTCTTGGTTCTCCCCTTGGAGCTCAACTGAAGGAGAAGGGAAAAAAGTTTCTTTTTTTTGGTAACGAAGAAGAGTTTTTAAAGCATGTTAAGGCTCCCCGGTCAAACTGTGTCCTGGATAACACAAAGTTACTGAGCAAGGGTATTCATATTAGGCATGTCGAAGAAGCTATAGAAGAAGATCTCAAGCGATGGCAATCTTGA